A stretch of DNA from Maridesulfovibrio sp.:
TTTCAGTACTTCTACTGTCGATATGCCGGATGTGCTGGCAAGATGGTCTATCTCCACTGCTGTAAAGGCCTTGATTGCCGAGTCGGGGAATTCCTTTTTTATCTCCACGAAGGTTTCTTCGAAAAATTCAAGCGGGATGTCGTGATGGCATCCGCCGACAACATGGACCTCACGCGGGGGAATCGGAGCGTCTTTAAGTTTCCGGATGATTTCCTCCCTGCTGAGCCTGAAGGCTCCTTCTTCGCCACGAACACGGGCGTAGGCGCAGAAAAGGCATCCGTTAACACATATGTTTGTGTAGTTGATGTGGCGGTTTATGACGTAAAAAGTCTTATTCCCGTGCAGGGCGCGGCGTTTGATTGATGCCAGGGCTCCAAGGGCGTTCAGGTCCGGGCAGCTGTAGAGTTTAAGACCGTCTTCAACGGACAGCCGCTCTCCGGCGAGAACCTTATCCAGAATGGAGCCGAGTCCTGCGTTTTGAAAGTAATTTTTTGAAATCATTTGTTCACCTTTGTTCTGCAGTAGATAAAAGTCGGGTCCGGCCATGTCAATACTGGATTTCCGGCTCGTTACGATATAGAAATCAGGGTATGAGAAAAATACTTGAAGTGGGCTATTCTCCATGCCCCAATGATACGTTTATATTCCATGCCCTTGCCAGCGGTGCTGTCCGGATTGAGCCTTTCAGCCTGAATATCACCCTTGCCGATGTGGAAGAGCTCAATTCCCTGGCCCGGTCGGGACGTATGGATGTCTGCAAGGTCTCGGCACACGCTGCCGCCCATATCATGAATGATTATGTCCTGCTGCGTGCAGGCGGAGCCATGGGGCGCGGAGTCGGTCCTCTTCTGCTTTCCGGAGAACCTTGTACCATAGGTGACCTGAATGGCAAGCGCGTAGCCATACCTGGACGCAACACCACAGCAAATCTCCTTTTCGGTCTTCTCTGCCGGGAGTCCGGGGTTCGGGTTGAAACCGAGGAAATGGTTTTCGACCGGATCATGCCTGCGGTGAAAGAGGGCAGAGTTGCGGCCGGGGTAGTCATTCACGAAGGCCGTTTCACCTATCAGACCATGGGATTGTCAAAAATAGAGGACCTTGGTCGATGGTGGGAGGATTTTTCCGGTCTGCCCATACCGCTTGGCTCCATTGCCATCAAACGCTCTCTTGGACCGGAGATCGCTTCACTCGTCAATTCTGCCATCCGCAAGAGCCTGACGTTATCACACGTGGATTCAAGTCTGGCCTGGCCTTATATCAAAGAACATGCGCAGGAGATGGATGATGCGGTCATCCGCGAGCACATTGAAACGTTCGTTACCGATTACTCAATGGATGTCGGTGAAGAAGGTGAGCAGGCTGTTTCCAGACTTCTGCGTGAAGCTGCTTTGATGGACAATATTGTCCTGCCCGACCTACCTGTCTTTATTGATGCGTGACCGCTGTTTTTAGACCGGGGCTTCGGCCTTATCTTTATCCGATCTGTCCCTGTTTCTGTCCTGACTGAGTATGACGCCGGTCATGACCAGTGCTGCGGCCGTAAACTGGATGCCCGTGAATCGTTCGTCCAGTATGACCCATCCCAGGACAAGGGTGAATACCGGGATAAGGTTGATGAAAGCCGAAGTCTGGTTGGCGGGCAGTTTGCTCATGCCGAAATTATATAATCCGTAGGCCCCAAGGGTTATGCAGATACCAAGATAAATGATCATGCCCAGCGCAAGGGGGTCAAAGGTTGTCGGCATGGTTGTGGAGGGCAGGACCAGCAGCGGCAGATAGAATATTGCGCCCATGAAAGCCTGAAACGCGGTCAGGAAAAGGGCCGAGTAGTAGGCGGTCATTTTTTTGAGAATGGTCATGTAGCCCACAGCGCAGCACATGGCCAGAAATTCCAGAAAATTACCGAGTATCGGATTCGGTGCGGAATCTGTTGATTCGGAGCACAGGGAAAGCCATATGCCGCCAGCTACCGCCAGTATGAATCCGGTAAGTGTTTTGCGGCTGAGTCTTTCATTGAGCACGAAGCGTGCCGAGACAGCCATCAGCAACGGCAATGTCGCGCAGATCATACCTGCCTGTGCGGCGGAAGTGTGGAGCAGGGCGTGGCTTTCGAACACAAAGTACATGCACGGTTCGCAAAATGCCATGATTGCCAGCCATTTGAAATCTCCCTTGCGGATAGGCTGCTTTCTGAAGCCGGGAATGAAAAATACAAAGCAGAGGGATGCCAGCATCATCCTGCCGAAAATGACCACGGTAGGATCGTATACAGCCATGGAAATTTTAAGTGCTATGAAGGAGCTGGACCAGAGAAGAACTGCAAGCAGCAAAGCCAGCACCGCAATATATCTGGACAGGAATCTGGACACGGGATCTTCCCTTATATTCCGGTTTTCCGGGTTCGGGCACGTTCGTGTCCGGTTGAAGAATCTGGCTGTTCCCTGCAGGGAAATACTAGGGGTGGAACGGGATTAAGACTTGTAGATTGTCCCGTCAGGATTGAATATGAGTTGTGAAATGCTTTGTCAACGGGATGTTTGTTGCGGATAGCTGAAAAAAACAATCGTTGAAATAAGAAAAACCCGGAAACCTCGCGGCTCCGGGTTTTTCCTTTATATGCGGTGTCGAGCTATCTGCACCATGCGAGGAGGTTGAACGAGGAGTAGCCGTTATCGGGATTTTCAGCGTAACGGCAACCGAGATTTGAGTCGTCGCGCTTATTGATGATGTCCTGATCAGATCCTGCGTAGTGCGGGCATTCATTGTTGTTGCAGACGACAATGACCCCCCAGCCGGATTCCGGAGGAGCAATCCAAGGGGAAAGAGGTTCTCCGCAGTGCGGGCAGGTCCTTTCTTCAAGTTCGACGCCTTTAAAAGTATAAGTCACGATAACTCTCCTTGATCTTTTCCTTGTTTGGTATGGTGTGAATTATTTCACAACTGTATTTAAGTTGTCGTTTGCGACAGTCAAGTCATTTGGCTTCAGATAATTCCCTTAATGCCTTGAAAAGGGCTCTTGAAGCTTTCGGCGGCTTGTTCTGGGCTTTTTCCTTTTTGGCATTGCGCGCCAACTGGGCCAGCCTCTGTCTGTCCGCATCCGGGTAAATTTCCAGCAGTTCGTCAAGGATAGACATGTCTCCCTCGACAAGGGAGTCGCGCCACTTTTCCAGTTGGTGGAATTTTTTGTTGTCCTTCCTGTTGCCGTCCTCAATATCATCAAGGAAGTCGATCAGCGGCCGGGAGTCCATATCCCGCATGAGCTTTCCCAGATATTGTGTCTGCCTGCGTCTTGCTTCATGCGAAGTCATGGAGATGGCATCCAGTACTTCCGTGATGAAATAATCGGGAAGACCGCATTTTTTTACCAGTTCCGGGCTGAGTTTCATCAACCGTTCAGCCAGGTCCTGCAGGGCGATCATGTCCCTTTTTTTCTGTGAGCGGCTCGGGCCGGAGTATTGTTCCTTGTCATCATACAGGTCTTCTGAGTCGTACATATATTGCTGTCCGGGTTGTTTTCGTTTTTATAAGTTCATCATCCACTTTTTTGCTGCACAGCACAAGCCCAGGCTACTTGCTGCGGTTTGTCAACCAAACTCCTGCGATGGTAAGCGTGCCACCTATAACAAGGAACATGTCAACCTGCTCTCCCAGCATTACAACTCCAAGGAAAATAGCAACAACCGGGACAAGGTTTATAAATATCCCTGTCTTTGAAGGTCCTATCTCCCTTATTGCCGAAAAATACCAGCTGAAGCTGAGCCCGGTACCGAGCAGGGCAAGGTACAGGACACATATGTAATCCACAAATGAAGCATTCATCGCTTCGTTTATGAGTCCATGGTACAACGCAGGTCCTATCAGCATAAAGGTGCCGAACAGGCAGGACCAGTATACCGATTCAAGAGCGGAGACTCTTCGAAGCACCGGCTTTCCGGCCAGCGAATAAGTTCCCCAGCTTAATGCGCAGCCGATGATGCACAGGTCTCCGAAATTTGCGCCTTCGGTTAATATGGATACAGGGTTTCCATGGCCTATGATGGTACTGACTCCAAGCAGGGCCAAGACGAACCCTACAGCTTTTCCGGGAGGAAATTTTTCTTTGAATATCAGCGCGGACCCCAGAGCGATGAAGCTCGGGGTGGCTGCGATTATCAATGCGGCCCTTCCTACGGGGACGGTCTTCAGGCCGCTGAAGAAAAGAATATTGTAGAGAAATACCCCGGTGAATCCGAGAAATGCCAACGGCAGAATATCCTTTCTGCTGCATCTGGGCTTGTGGCCTGTTCCTCTGCAGACCAGGAAAAACATGAATACTGTGGCAAAAAGAAAGCGCAGGAATGCTGCCGAGTAAGGGGTCAGATGTCCGGCAAGTGTGCGGCCGGCAATCCATGTTCCGCCCCAGAAAATAACTGATCCAATGAGTTTGAGATAGAGCAGGGTAGTGCTTGGCATATGGCTTAAATATTATTCCTTAGCAGGTTTATGGCGAATTCGGCTGCATCTTCCACAAGCGGGTAGCAAATATTTTCCTTGATACCATCTTTCTGGAATTTTATGCGGTCTCGGTCTTCACGAAAGTCGCATCCGCAAAGTTTGTAACAGTTGGTGCTGCCGAAACGTGTTTCGAACCAGGTGGTGAATTCCTGCGCCAGTGCATAGCAGTAATCCAGGTCCTGTTCCGGGTGCTGCCTTCCATGGAGCAGGCTTATCAGCAGCAGGCTTCCCTGATAGGCGCCGCATGTTCCTGTTGTTCTCGATGTCCCCGAGCAGAAAGCGGTTGCCATGGCCGGAATGGCCGGGTTTTTTATTCCCAATGTCTCGGCACCGGCCAAAAGTATACTTTCGGCACAGAGGTAGCCTTCTTGGAAGTATTCGCGCGCGTTATTTTTTTTCATATTCAGCTCCGTGGAACAGGGTTAATGAATAATATTCTTGCGTGTATGTAAGGCAGAGAGGGAATAAATTGCTTTTTTGCCGGGATTGTCGTAAAAAAAGTTTGGATTGTACGGGAAATTTGCGTTGATAATTGTGCAAATCGAATATTGTTCTCTGTGCTTGCTTTGTTCTGCATAATTACATAATGTACGAACTTAATTCGTCAAGAGTTGCCCGACATCTAAATCACAATCCGGCATTTTGCAATGCAGTAATCCGCGCCTCTGACCTCTGCACTTTTTTACGGTTTTTTGTTGACCGGTTTCGCCGTTATGTCCTGAATGGTGTATTATTCATCATTTTGTACAAAATTGTTTGTATATGACGGATCGGGTTGCAAGAACGTTTGATCTTACCATCAATCAAGTTTGCCCTGCCTGGACAAATCGGTATCTATAAGTTGAAAATTCTGCTATAAATAGAGTTACGCGGTAAATGTTCTTGTGTTAACGTATTTTACTTAATTTTTGTCTTGTTTTTGTGGTTAGCTGTGTGCTTTTGTCTTGACAAAACCTTTAAAATTGAATTTTATTCTTAAAGAGCAATGAGTAAGAGAAAAATTGACGAAACTGATCGTAGAATTCTGACGATACTTCAGAATAGTGGCAGAGTCTCCAATGCTGATATAGCCCGCAAAGTGGGCATGGCTCCTTCGGCAGTGTTGGAAAGAGTGCGTAAGCTTGAGCGCAAGGGCGTGCTGGTGGGCTATGAAGCCATAGTCGATCCAAAAGCTGTGGGCAGATCACTTACCGCCTTTATCTTTGTAAACGTAAACGAAGGTGTCGGTGCAACTTCAACAGGGCTGGCTCTTGCCAAGGTTCCAGGCGTCCTTGAGGTTCACTATTGTGCCGGGCGGGACAGTTATCTGATCAAAGTCCGCTGTGAAGATACCGACGGGCTTGCGATCATGCTGGGACAGATCGGCCGTATTGAAACTGTCCGCGACACCAATTCCACCATTGTTCTGAACACGATCAGGGAATCACGTGCAATTCCTTTGGAAGATGAAGATTTGAATTAGACGCAGACTGGGAAAATTTCCGCGAACAGGGCGGCTGTGGGCAGGTGCTCTAAGCATGCCCCGGGGAAGGTCTTTGATCGGTCTGCAAAATTTATCTTTTGATGAACCATTAAAGATCCAAGGAGAAAAGGTATGAGCGTTGAAATCTCCTCCCTCGACAGCAAGATCATTGATCGCGGAAAACTTTTTTTCAGTTCCATTTCCGGTGAAGCCCCCTCTGTCTTCAACAAGGGCTGGTGGACGGGAAAGGTAATGGACTGGGCCATGCAGAACGAAGAGTTCAAGGTCCAGATGTTTCGTTTTGTGGATGTCCTGCCGTATTTGAACACTTCGGAATCCCTTTCCAGACATATTGAGGAATACTTTGCCGGAGATGACAGCAATATTCCCGACGTTCTCAAGTGGGGAGCCACCAAGACCGGCTTCGGCGGCGGACTTGTCGCCAAGGTTCTCAACAAGACGATCCGTTCGAATATCGAGGGAATGGCCCGGCAGTTCATTATCGGGCAGGAGGCCAAGGAGGCTGTAAAAGGGATCCGCAAGCTCCGCAAGGACGGTTTTGCCTTTGTCCTGGACCTGCTCGGAGAAGCCACTGTTTCGGCTGAAGAGGCCGATGCCTACCGCGAAGGCTACATGGAAGTCCTAAATGCCATTGAGAAGGAATACAGGAAGTGGGACGGACTGGGAACCGGCGGAGAACTTGATTGGGGACATGCCCCGAAAATCAACGTTGCCGTTAAGCCTTCAGCCTTTTACTCCCAGTCCAAACCGGTTGATCTCGAAGGAACAGTCGAGGGCATGATCGCCAGTATCGAACCGGTTTACCGCAAGATAATGGACATGGGCGGATTCATGTGCATCGATATGGAACAGCTCAAGTACAAAGAGCCTACCGTGGAGATGTACAAGCGTCTTCGCAAGAAATATCCCGACTATCCTCATCTGGGAATAGTCTTTCAGGCATATCTCAAAAGTGTCGATAACGATGTGGCTGGATTGATTGCCTGGGCCAGAGATGAAAACCTGCCGATTTCAATCCGGCTGGTAAAAGGGGCCTACTGGGATTCGGAAACGGTAACAGCCAAGCAGAACGACTGGCCTGTTCCGGTCTGGACCCGCAAGCCTGAATCGGACATGGCATACGAGCGCGTGGCCCGTATGATTCTTGAAAATCACGATATCTGCCACTATGCCTGCGCTTCCCACAACATCCGTACCATTTCCGCAATCATGGAAATGGCTCAGGCCATGGGCGTTCCGGAAGACCGGTACGAGTTTCAGGTCCTTTACGGGATGGCGGAGCCGGTGCGCAAGGGGCTTAAAAATGTGGCCAAGCGAGTCCGCCTGTACTGCCCGTACGGTGATCTGATTCCCGGAATGGCTTATCTGGTTCGGCGACTGCTGGAAAATACTGCCAACGAATCATTTCTCAAACAGACCTTTGCTGATGAGGCCGATGTTAATCTCCTTCTTGAAAATCCGGAAAAAACCCTTGAGCGCGAGCTTGCCGCAAAGCCCCGCAGAACCAAGCCGGAAGCCGCTGAAGGGGAGCTGCCGACCTTTATCAACTTCGCCCCGGCCGATTTTACGGTCAAGGAACAGCGCGAAGCCTTTCCCGCAGCCATAGCCCGCTTGCGCAGCAAGCTGGGCAAACGTTATCCGCTCTACATCGGCGGCAGGGAAATTGTAACTGACGATACTCTGGATTCATATAATCCGGCCGATACCTCAGAAATTATCGGGACCGTATGTCAGGCCGGTACTGCCGAAGTGGATCAGGCTGTCGCTGTCGCCCGCGAGGCTTATCTGGACTGGCGCAATGTGGAACCGCGTGAACGGGCTGAATATCTGCTGAAAGCCGCCAATTATCTCAAGGAAAATGTTTATGACCTGTGTGCCATGCAGGTGCTTGAAGTAGGCAAGCAGTGGGATCAGGCTCAGGCCGATATAGGTGAAGCCATAGACTTCATGGAATACTACGCCCGTGAAATGATCCGGCTGGGCGAGCCCCGGCGCATGGGTAAGGCTCCCGGAGAATACTCCCGTTATTTCTATCAGGGTAAAGGGGTGGCTGCGGTTATTGCTCCGTGGAACTTCCCGCTGGCCATCAGCGTGGGTATGGTTTCCGCTGCAATCGTTGCAGGATGTCCGGTTGTGTATAAACCCGCCGGTCTTTCCTCGGCAGTCGGTTTCGGAATTGTCGATATGTTCCGGGCCGCAGGACTTCCCGCCGGTGTTTTCAACTATGTTCCGGGGCGTGGGTCAGTCATGGGCGACCATCTGGTGGACCACCCGGATGTTGCGGTAATCGCATTTACCGGTTCCATGGAAGTGGGGCTGCGTATTCAGGAACGTGCCGCCAAAGTTCATCCCGGGCAGGAACAGTGCAAGAAAGTCATTGCCGAGATGGGAGGTAAGAATGCCATTATCATTGATGACGATGCCGATCTTGACGAAGCCGTGCTGGGCGTGCTTTATGCCGCTTTCGGTTTTCAGGGGCAGAAATGCTCAGCATGTTCCCGGGTAATCGTGCTGGATTCCATCTATGACCGCTTCCTGCACAGGTTGAAGGAAGCCGCCGGCTCCATAAAAATCGGTCCTGCCGAGGACCCGGCCAACTATATGGGCCCTGTTGTGGATGAGGGTGCAAAGCAGAACGTATTGGAGTACTGCCGCATAGCCGAGTCCGAAGGATCGGTTGTCGTCAAACGCGAAGCTGCACCGGAATACCTTGAAAAAGGCTGCTACGCACCGCTGCTCATTGTTGATGGTATCACAAAGGACCACCGTATTGCGCAGGAAGAGGTCTTCGGGCCGGTTCTCGCTGTAATGCGTGCCGGTAACTTCAGTGAGGCCATCGACATTGCCAACGCTACCAAGTTCGGGCTGACCGGGTCAGTATATTCCAGGAGCCCGAAACATCTGGAGCTGGCATCCAGAGAATTTCGGGTCGGCAACCTCTACCTCAATAAACCGAGTGTCGGGGCTTTGGTGGAACGGCATGCGTTCGGCGGATTCAAGATGTCCGGCGTGGGTTCCAAGTCGGGCGGTCCCGATTACCTGCTGCAGTTCATGGATCCAAGAATAGTCTGCGAAAATACCATTCGGCGTGGATTCACTCCCATTTCCGATGATGATGACTGGGTCGAATAAATCCGATTGCCTACTCCTTTTAATGTAACAAAAACCCCCGGCAGGATTTTTTCCTCGCCGGGGGTTTTCGTATTTGTCTTATTCGTAATTTTCGTTTGTTACAGATATTTTTTCTTTTGGATAGGGTGCTGACCGAAAACTGAATGTGTCAGCCTATGTTAAGAAAAAATAATTCCTGTTTTGATGAAAGAGATATAATCTGTTCATCAATGCACCTGTAATAAGCTGATATTCTTTACAGCATGAAGATGAGAACCTGGATCAGGCCGATGAGGAAACCAAGTACTCCGCCGATCACTTCGATAAATTTGAATTCCTTTTTCATTATGGAGAAAAGGATTGCCTCAAGTTGTTCCATGGAAAAACATTCAACCTTGTCCTGAACCAGACATTTGAAATCCAGTGAACACTCAAGTTGGGACGAAGTGGTTTCAATGAGTTTAGGCAGCATTTCATCAAGTTCTTTGGAGAGCATTCCCTTGACAGTTTTCATTGTTTCGTCATTCAGAAACATTCCTACCATCGGATGCAGGCTTGTCAGCCGTTCACGAAAGAAAACGTCCAGATAATCCAGAACAACTTCCTTGTGGCTGTCTATGAACTTAGGGTCATGAATGACATTTTTTATATCTGTATGAGAGATGAGTTCGCGTTCTATCATCTCGCCGAGACGGGCTGCCAGTTCTTTCTGTCGTTTGGGAAATATGCCCTGAATTGTAAACGGACCTATTTTTATAGGATGATGCGGGTGGAAAAGCATTTTTACAGCAAGATAGTTGGTGAACCACCCGATGAGAGCGCAGATTACAGGTGAGAGCAGCAGCTTTATTGTTATCATTATTCTATAAACCTCTTGTTGTTGTAGTAGTTCTCCGTGATACGGAAACGCGGTGACATAGTTGTCTAAAATGATGAAAAGAGCAAGTAAATACAATGCAATGTCGTATATATTATGTATTGTGCCTTGTTTTAATGATGCAAAATCGTAACCTAAGTGTAAAAATGCTTGATTAGTTGTAAAATCAGTGTAATATGCGTTTTCTGCATTGGGGGAATCAATCACTGGAGGGGAGTTGTGAGTAGGTTTCCTGATACTGAAGATACAGTAGAGTATGGTCAATTGAAGAAAGCATACGAAGAATTAAAGAAGTTGACTTTGGAAAAGTGCCCCGAATGCGGACAGGTCCGGTTTCGGGATCTTTTCGATGGAGCTGCTTCAGCCATTGCCGTTCTGGACTCTCTGGGGAATGTCCTTTGCATTAACAATGCCTTCCGGGATTTGAGCGGTTATGCTTCAAGTGAAATCATTGGTCAACCTTTGTGCCAAATTGTAACTAAATCTGGCGATACCGAGGGGCGTGAATTTCTGGAAAATATTTTCAGTACTCCGGATTTACGTTCGAATCTGAGTATGCCCATCGTTGATAGACATCAGGAACAGCATTACGTGGACCTGAGCATAGCTAATGTCGACATCGGTTCCGGGCAGCGGAACAGCATCTGTATTTTTTCGGATGTGACCAGTGAACGTGAAAACGAGATGCGGCGAGAAGAACTCATCGAGGAGCTGATGGAAGCCAAGGAACTGCAGGAGGACAACTCCGCAAGGCTGACCATGCTGCTGCACGAACTGGACGAAAAGAATCTGGAGCTTGAAACGGAAGTTGCGGAAAGGAAAAAAGCGGAAGCTCTGCTGCGGGAAAGTGAGGAACGGTTCAAAAATCTGAGCATTACCGATCAGCTGACAGGGCTTTTCAACCGGCGGCATATGGTGGACGTTGCTGAAAGGGAAGTTTCCGTCAGCAATAAGATGAACAGCCCGCTCAGCTTTATCCTCATGGATATTGACGATTTCAAGGTATACAATGATACCTACGGCCATGCAGCCGGGGATGTTGTGCTCGCACGTGTAGGACGCATAATTCGCGAAACCGTGAGGGATACGGACCTTGCATTTCGTTATGGCGGAGAGGAATTTCTAATTGTATTGCCTGTAACTGACGGCCCTACTGCAATGCAGCTGGCCGAGGAAATACGAAAAGCCGTTTCAAGAGAGAGATATTATCCTGCCGGAAACGGAGTTGTTCAGAAGACCATGAGTATAGGCGTTGCGCAGTATCTCATCGGTGAGCCGCTGGAAAAAGTGCTCAAACGGGCAGATGACAATATGTACAAGTCGAAAATTCGCGGCAAGAACAAGGTATATTTTTCCTGTGAGACAGGAGATTCACAGTTCGGTTAAAACCTTTGTTTTGTCGTACGGAGCATTTTTACCTATTTTTTTGCAACCGTTTCGGAAAGATCCCTCTCCAACTCGGTGAATATTTCTTTTGCCCCGCAGTTCAGTGCAGAGACAAGAGTTTTCGCTTCTGTGTCTTTCAGTTCAATTGCCCGGCTGAAGTTTCGTGAGTAAATTATCGGCAGGCCGGGATTTTCATTATCCAGCAGGAAAAACTGCATTTTCAGTATCGCCTTGTGCGGATCGCTTGAGTAATCCCCGTAAATTGCGTTTACGACCCCTTCAAGAATAAGGTTTCCGGTCCCCATGCTTTCCGGCCCCAGTACATTGGCGAAGAGTCCTGAATCAGACATCCAGGAGTGCAGCTCCTGAGTCATCATGGCTGCCGGGGTGATGAAAAACGCGTTGTAGTAATCCGATTCAAATGAGTTTGGTCCTGTTTTGTAGACCAGATTTCTGTCTTCATACCTTGGGGATATCTTTACCCTGCGGATAGTAAGGTTTGTGGTTGATTCCGGTTTCTTCGGTTCCGCCTTGTCCCTTGGAATATCAATGGTGAAGTATTTACGTTCCAGAGACGGGCGTTCAAGCTTTACGCACCCTGAGATGGCCGTTATGCCGAGTATCAGAAGCAGGACTGCTGCTTTTTGCAGTATATTTGAATTACCTAAATAATCTCTCATGTTCATCTCCATTCTAAGATATATCCGGCTCGGTAAAGTTGCCATTTTGCCTTGCGATTTATCCATCGCAGTCGTTTTCATACCTGATTGAATTATCTTTTTACACCCGGCGTCATGATTTATCCATACGGTGGTTCTGGAACCTTCGTATATGTGTCCCGTTTGGCCGTCCCCGGCACACCCGGACGGGCCTTCGGCTATTTAACATGACCTTTTCTGGGCGGTTCACCGAAAAGAACACCTGACGGATACTGTCTGGCCTCGTTGCTGAGTTCCCGCAGATTTTCTACCAGACGCCGCACGTTATCCAGTATGGAATCTATGTTGCCCTGCTGACCGGCCACGGTCATATTCACCCGCGAAAGAGTGCTTTCAAAGCGCACAGCAGCAGCCTTTATCCTGTCCGAAGCATCGCTGATATTGTTGAGCGTTTTGGAAAGATCGGTAAGAGTCTGCTTGGTCTGGTTGCTGTTGATATATGTTTCCATCCCCCCGACAACATTTTTGGCGCTTGCCGAGGCAATGCGGATGTCATGCAGTGCCATAACAATATCTCCGGAAGAACTATCCATAACCTTGCGCAGGTTGGCGGCGGATGCGGCCACGTCCGGCATGAGAGTGTCAATCTCCGGCGCTGCGAGCAACTGGTTGATCCTGGTCATGAATTTTTCGGTCTGTGCAAGGGTTCCGGTCAGTTTCTTGCTTATGGCCCCTGCATCGGAACTCTCAAGGAATTTGGAGAGGCTCTGGGCTACTGAGCGGACATCTTCCACCGCTTCGGAAATCTTGGCCTGGTTGATGTCTTCAAGAGTTTCGCTGATAGACGCAACTGCTCCTTCAACCCTGCTGAGCATGGACGGGGCGGAGGGGACATATATATTTTCCGGTTTCCAGGTTATTTTCAGCGGGTGATTTTTGGTCGGGTCCACATAGTCTATTTCCAGAAAAAGCTGTCCGGTCAGCCCTAGAGATACTGTTCGAGCACGCAGCCCCAGTTTTATCTCTTTGTTGAGATACTTCATGATGTCATTTACTTCTTTGCTCTTGAACATTTCATGGGTTATTTCACCCTGAACGTACACGTAGCGCATGTCCGTCTGGTCCATCTTTGTATAATGGTCGGTGACAAATCCTATTTCGCTTACCGAGCCGATCTTGACTCCTCGGAATTTTATGGGGGAGCCTATTTCCAGTCCGTTTACGGATTCGTTGAGGTATGTTTCCATTTTTACCGAGTGCTGGAATATCTTCCCTGCACCCAGAATCGCCAGAACCACGACCAACAGCATGGTACCGATGATTATGAAGAGTCCCACTCTGAACGGGTTGGTTTTGCGACTCATATTTTCTCCGTCGTTAATGAGGATTTTTCGTCTCTGGTTTTAATATCGCGCAGGAAGAAGCTGCGGACGATAGGGTGGTCCGATTCATCGCGGAGTTTTCTCGGGTCTCCTTCTGCGATGATTCCTTTAGTGCTTTTGTCGAGCATTATTACCCTGTCCGCAATGGAAAAGATGGATTGCAGTTCGTGGGTGACGATTACAAAGGTCACGCCCAGCGATCGGGAAAGGTTGCGGATAAGCTCGTCCAGTTCCGCGGAGGTAATGGGGTCAAGGCCGGCGGAAGGTTCATCAAGAAATAGAATTTTCGGATCAAGGGCCATGGCTCTTGCTATGGCTCCGCGCTTGAGCATTCCGCCTGATAGCTCGGAAGGCATTTTGTCTGCGGACGCTTCCAGTCCCACAAGGGAAAGCTTCATGCGGGCAGTGTAGTCCATGGCCTCGCGAGGCATGGAAGTGAATTCTTCAAGCGGCAGGCGGACATTTTCCAGGAG
This window harbors:
- a CDS encoding 1,4-dihydroxy-6-naphthoate synthase; amino-acid sequence: MRKILEVGYSPCPNDTFIFHALASGAVRIEPFSLNITLADVEELNSLARSGRMDVCKVSAHAAAHIMNDYVLLRAGGAMGRGVGPLLLSGEPCTIGDLNGKRVAIPGRNTTANLLFGLLCRESGVRVETEEMVFDRIMPAVKEGRVAAGVVIHEGRFTYQTMGLSKIEDLGRWWEDFSGLPIPLGSIAIKRSLGPEIASLVNSAIRKSLTLSHVDSSLAWPYIKEHAQEMDDAVIREHIETFVTDYSMDVGEEGEQAVSRLLREAALMDNIVLPDLPVFIDA
- a CDS encoding DMT family transporter, translated to MSRFLSRYIAVLALLLAVLLWSSSFIALKISMAVYDPTVVIFGRMMLASLCFVFFIPGFRKQPIRKGDFKWLAIMAFCEPCMYFVFESHALLHTSAAQAGMICATLPLLMAVSARFVLNERLSRKTLTGFILAVAGGIWLSLCSESTDSAPNPILGNFLEFLAMCCAVGYMTILKKMTAYYSALFLTAFQAFMGAIFYLPLLVLPSTTMPTTFDPLALGMIIYLGICITLGAYGLYNFGMSKLPANQTSAFINLIPVFTLVLGWVILDERFTGIQFTAAALVMTGVILSQDRNRDRSDKDKAEAPV
- the yjgA gene encoding ribosome biogenesis factor YjgA; protein product: MYDSEDLYDDKEQYSGPSRSQKKRDMIALQDLAERLMKLSPELVKKCGLPDYFITEVLDAISMTSHEARRRQTQYLGKLMRDMDSRPLIDFLDDIEDGNRKDNKKFHQLEKWRDSLVEGDMSILDELLEIYPDADRQRLAQLARNAKKEKAQNKPPKASRALFKALRELSEAK
- a CDS encoding EamA family transporter, producing the protein MPSTTLLYLKLIGSVIFWGGTWIAGRTLAGHLTPYSAAFLRFLFATVFMFFLVCRGTGHKPRCSRKDILPLAFLGFTGVFLYNILFFSGLKTVPVGRAALIIAATPSFIALGSALIFKEKFPPGKAVGFVLALLGVSTIIGHGNPVSILTEGANFGDLCIIGCALSWGTYSLAGKPVLRRVSALESVYWSCLFGTFMLIGPALYHGLINEAMNASFVDYICVLYLALLGTGLSFSWYFSAIREIGPSKTGIFINLVPVVAIFLGVVMLGEQVDMFLVIGGTLTIAGVWLTNRSK
- a CDS encoding C-GCAxxG-C-C family protein yields the protein MKKNNAREYFQEGYLCAESILLAGAETLGIKNPAIPAMATAFCSGTSRTTGTCGAYQGSLLLISLLHGRQHPEQDLDYCYALAQEFTTWFETRFGSTNCYKLCGCDFREDRDRIKFQKDGIKENICYPLVEDAAEFAINLLRNNI
- a CDS encoding Lrp/AsnC family transcriptional regulator, whose amino-acid sequence is MSKRKIDETDRRILTILQNSGRVSNADIARKVGMAPSAVLERVRKLERKGVLVGYEAIVDPKAVGRSLTAFIFVNVNEGVGATSTGLALAKVPGVLEVHYCAGRDSYLIKVRCEDTDGLAIMLGQIGRIETVRDTNSTIVLNTIRESRAIPLEDEDLN